Proteins encoded in a region of the Nitrospirota bacterium genome:
- a CDS encoding cytochrome c3 family protein: protein MLMLIGAPARADNVETALMPGQVIEGHAKWEEDCTKCHKRFDKAAMNSLCQDCHKDIRTDVEQKLGSHGRFKEQRECKDCHTDHKGRTENIAPITEQTFNHGQTDFPLKGAHANSKKIECKACHTPKIKYRDTPSDCYACHKKDDKHKGKVGSACSACHTDRDWKEIRFDHDKTRYKLRNKHAEVPCKGCHANDRYKETPMDCYSCHKKDDKHKGQEGTKCEDCHDDRSWKKAPFDHNKSRFPLMGKHAKVECTKCHLTPAFKDAPSDCFACHKKDDKHRGTYGERCETCHSESDWKIIMFDHDLHSKYPLRGRHITTKCESCHKGHLYKDKTPADCNACHKKDDKHKGRFTEKCESCHTERSWKVLLFDHDRDTPYRLKGYHRKTKCDGCHKGTLYKDKTPTDCYACHKKDDIHRSNFGVKCDKCHAEERWKTVSFDHDRDTKYPLLAKHRAATCESCHKGRLYQDKTPTDCYACHNKDDVHRRRLGTECQDCHSLRDWKLWDFNHDTRTRFKLDGGHNGLDCYACHTERMDKKVNSSSSCVSCHKKDDKHEGSFGPQCDRCHDTTLWKTVKSGSNIFRGR from the coding sequence ATGTTGATGCTCATAGGAGCACCGGCCCGGGCAGACAATGTCGAGACCGCCTTGATGCCAGGGCAAGTAATCGAGGGCCATGCCAAATGGGAAGAAGACTGTACCAAGTGCCACAAACGGTTCGACAAGGCAGCAATGAATAGTCTCTGCCAGGATTGTCACAAAGACATTCGCACGGACGTTGAGCAGAAGCTGGGATCGCACGGACGATTCAAGGAACAGCGTGAATGCAAGGATTGCCACACAGATCACAAAGGCAGAACGGAGAACATCGCACCGATCACGGAGCAGACGTTCAATCACGGACAGACTGACTTCCCACTCAAGGGCGCCCATGCCAACTCTAAGAAAATCGAGTGCAAGGCCTGTCACACACCCAAGATCAAGTATCGCGATACGCCGTCAGATTGCTACGCTTGCCACAAGAAAGACGATAAGCACAAAGGGAAGGTCGGTAGCGCCTGCTCCGCCTGTCATACGGATAGGGATTGGAAAGAGATCCGGTTCGATCACGACAAGACTCGCTACAAGCTTCGGAACAAGCATGCGGAGGTGCCTTGCAAAGGCTGCCACGCGAACGATCGCTACAAGGAAACCCCCATGGACTGTTACTCCTGCCATAAGAAAGACGACAAGCATAAAGGACAGGAAGGCACGAAGTGCGAGGACTGTCACGACGACCGGTCATGGAAGAAGGCGCCCTTCGACCATAACAAGTCTCGTTTCCCATTGATGGGTAAACACGCCAAGGTCGAATGCACGAAATGTCATCTGACTCCCGCATTCAAAGATGCGCCGTCAGATTGTTTTGCCTGCCACAAGAAAGATGACAAACACAGAGGGACGTACGGAGAGAGATGCGAGACCTGCCACTCGGAGAGCGATTGGAAAATCATCATGTTCGACCATGACTTGCACTCAAAATACCCGCTACGGGGGCGGCATATCACAACCAAGTGCGAGTCCTGCCATAAGGGGCACCTCTATAAAGATAAGACTCCGGCCGACTGCAATGCCTGCCACAAGAAGGACGACAAGCATAAGGGACGATTTACCGAAAAATGCGAGAGCTGTCACACCGAACGGAGCTGGAAAGTCCTGCTCTTTGATCATGATCGTGATACGCCGTATCGGCTAAAGGGTTACCACCGGAAGACCAAATGCGACGGATGCCACAAAGGCACCCTCTACAAAGACAAGACACCGACCGACTGCTACGCCTGCCACAAGAAAGACGATATCCATCGGTCCAACTTCGGGGTGAAGTGCGATAAATGCCACGCCGAGGAACGATGGAAAACGGTCTCATTCGATCATGATCGAGACACCAAATACCCTCTCCTCGCCAAGCATCGCGCAGCGACCTGCGAGAGTTGTCACAAGGGACGGCTGTATCAAGACAAGACGCCCACAGACTGCTATGCCTGCCACAACAAGGACGATGTGCACCGGCGCAGGCTGGGCACGGAATGCCAGGACTGCCACAGCCTACGGGATTGGAAACTCTGGGACTTCAATCATGACACGCGAACCCGCTTCAAACTTGACGGTGGTCATAACGGGCTCGATTGTTATGCCTGTCATACCGAGCGTATGGACAAGAAGGTCAACTCATCCTCCTCCTGTGTCAGTTGTCATAAGAAGGACGACAAGCATGAGGGAAGTTTCGGCCCACAATGTGATCGGTGTCACGACACAACGCTCTGGAAGACGGTGAAATCCGGCAGCAATATCTTTCGCGGCCGATAG